The following DNA comes from Miscanthus floridulus cultivar M001 unplaced genomic scaffold, ASM1932011v1 fs_737_5_6, whole genome shotgun sequence.
tgatggcgatcactaagagtaacaagcacggactctcacttgatcatgacaagcctaatgagaagggtggatgcacactttgctactcttaatctcactaataagggctctctttaggattctcaaatctcaatcatctcactaggatcttgctcttcttggcactctctaaggtgtttctcagctgttggaatgagcaaaagtacccccacacacgaatggaggtggtatttataacatgggccaaaaaatgaaccgttatgtgcctctacggggtgaccagacactctggtcatgttgaccggacgcttcggtcagttcaccccgaactccagtgatcaaagtgtgaccggacgctggccaacgtccggtcagcactgaccaaacGCATCCGATCGTGATTttctctctctggaaccttactagagtcgaccggacgctggctctcagcgtccggtcacttcacctctcagtgtcTGGTCGCACTAGACGAAATCACCTTGGTTAAATGAACTGGATGGAtcctgagccagcgtccagttagtatttgaccctccattcacttccaactctcgatcatatgtgaatgaagtttgctccattagatctaagggctattttggagctatctagtgctagttttaacaagtgtacaccacacctgacccactagactcacctaggtcaagctacccatccataccccccttaatagtatggccaaaggaaaaacaaagtcctaaactactctaagtgtctcttcaactccaaacgatacttagaactagtccatccttaaccttgtcgtccattatttgaaaaccaaaataatttccatcgtaggggcatgaccaccttgattgcccaatcgatctccattaccgtgacctaacttaattgcctctataaaacacacgttagtcacagtaatcatgtattgtcattaatcactgaaacccaactaggggcctagatgctttcagtggtCCGCCAACTAattggtgccttgagacaccccaggGTTAtgaccccgatagtagcccctgagcattTTTGCGATCATGAAGTGATCATAAAAGCGCTGAGATGCGTGCATATCAAATGCGGGTTTGTAGTTCGTAGCTTGTTCGAGCTTTGTCGCTCAACCCCTTGTGGGCTAATGCGTTCAATGTGATAGGTGGCCTTATATTTGGCTGTATCAGGACATCCTAACGATGTGGTATGTGACTGTTGAGCCCTGCCATGTTAGTGTGCTGCGTGTTGGGGTTCGTGATCTAGGCGGGGTCAAGTGGTCTCATCGACGCTATACGCCCTGCCTTTAGGAGGGCCTCGATTTTCTCGACCTCATGTGGGCATCTACCATCGGATGTGGCTTCCCGTGGTGCGCCATGCGGCGCGGGGGTCTCAGGCTGCTTAGTTCGCCCCTGATCTTATAAATAGGGATCTTCCTACCGTTTAAACCACCTCTAACCATGTCTACGTATTACTTTTAGCCCTTTTGCGAGGCTGAGTTTGAGTAAGGAGAAGAGGGAGAATTTTAAAGAGAACCATGACCCTCGTAGGATGCATTGCCATTCGGTTGAGGATTGAGAACCCAGGGCTTAGGGATGAGTGGGTCGAGGCTGGACCATGACCTAATTGCGAGATCATAGGTGTCCGCCTCCTTTTTCCCTGATGCCATTTTTGACTCAAGGGGTCGTGATGCCTTTTTACGGGCAAGTTTGGTTTTGCCCCAtgcggggagaggcatgtccaccgtaaccacgcGGTCGGAGCAGTGCGCCTCATCGGGGTCGATGAGTAATTCGAGCGGGACCTGATATCCTCCCTAATCAACATGGAGTTTGGCTGCGCCTCGTCGAGAGACGTCCCATTGGGGCTGATGTGGCAAGCTAAATGACCTCACTCCAAGGCTTGACGAGGTCACGCCACGTTGGGGCTGATGTGGCAGGCTTGAGCGCAACTTTTTTTTTGACATAATGCCAATGTGAAGACCTCGACGGTTTATTATTTAACTTTTTATTATTTAACGCTGGGCTTTAGCtccatttttgaattttttttctgaAGGATCTATTTATAAAAATAGTTTTCAAAAAGAACTAAAAATGCAAAATTTAACACCGCGTCAGTCTCAGAATGTGAACAACAGCCGTCACTGTTGGGGGCCCAATCCACCGGGTGGTCAAAAGCCTATGTAAGAAGGGTAGGGCAAAGACACCCGGTCGGCCCATTTACGGACCAAAAGCCCAGTGACCAGCGCCGCGTGCGTCGTCCGCTATAAAGCGCTAGGGTTCCCACGCCGCCACTCCTCCCAACCCGACCACGCCGCGCCTCCGCCTCGAACCCTAGCGTAGCAGAGCTAGGAAGGAATGGTacgtgcgcgccgccgccgccgcctccgcctccgtccGCCCGCTAACGTGCAGTTGTTGTGGCTCGCAGGGGAAGGGTACGGGCAGCTTCGGCAAGCGCCGGAACAAGACGCACACGCTCTGCATCCGCTGCGGCCGCCGTAGCTTCCACCTCCAGAAGAGCACCTGCTCCTCCTGCGGCTACCCCGCCGCCCGCATCCGCAAGTGTAAGATCCGCCTCCtcgcttcctctctccctctctcttcgtCCTTTTGCCCCGCTGCTAGATCTAGCCAGTTTTAGTGTTACCCTGTGCTGTTTTGCCCTGTCTGTAATATGTTGCTCCGTGGCATATATCTAGATGGCCAAACAGTGTGATTTGGTATGTTTTATTATGATTGGAGTTATTCTCCAATGATTCCCAAGTTTTAAGTCTGATGATTCTGTCTTTATATCCTTTTGCGCCATATTTTGAACAGCTTTATACTAAACAAAACATTGATTGTCACTGTTCTCTTTGAAAAATTCAAGCGTTTAGTAATTGAGCCTCGTAGCACTGTTTTTCTTGCCTGCTTCCCTGGTCAGATGATGAGTATTTAACTGCAACAATATGATGGGATTATTCTCCTGTGATTCCCTCGTTTGAAGTCTCTGATGACCCTGCCACATTTTTTCGATTTTCTTTGCATTCTGTCTTTGTCTTTTGACTTTGCCTTCTCGGTGCCTTCACATATTTCTGTTTCATTTGTTTGTCTCATGGGTTTAGGTTTCAATGATAGTTTGGTTTCTAAACAATTGAACTGTATTGATTAGAAATCCTGTAAATTGTAAACCTAGTTTTAGGATTATGAGCTGTGTTAGAATCAACTTCGTATGCCTTGCTCTAACCTGAATGGACTCAATATTAACATAGTCGTCCATGACTTCAGATAACTGGAGTATTAAGGCCATCAGGCGCAAGACAACTGGTACCGGAAGGATGAGGTACATGCGACACGTGCCTCGGCGTTTCAAGAGCAACTTCAGAGAAGGTACCTTTCTATTGTTGTCGATGATCCCTGCATTTTGACATGGGAATTAACATATTTCTTTGTCAAACCCGAGTGGCCTAATTTGAGTGGTTTTGTTAACCTCAACCCAGGGACCGAGGCTGCCCCAAAGAAGAGTGCTGCCGCCAGCAACTAAGTCTGGATGTTGCCATCAAGAAcctgaaaagctagaacttggaACTTTTTGATTGAATTGTACTTCTGAACTATTTAGCCCTAATGCTATGGAAGTACTGGTTTATAGTGCTTTGAATTAAAAGTCAGACGCCCTGGTGGTTTGATGTATCCTTTTTGGTCAGTATATGGTTTATTTGGTACCCCTGTTTGATGCTCATGCAATTATCTTAGCTCGAAAACCGTTGTGCACGTCTGTGCCCTGTAGCTCTATTAGAGGTGATGAAAGAGCTGCTGCAAGTTGAGCTGACAATTCTTGAGATCGATGAAACAGACACCTTGTGGGCACGTTGCGCATCGCTAAAAGCG
Coding sequences within:
- the LOC136532900 gene encoding large ribosomal subunit protein eL37x-like, yielding MGKGTGSFGKRRNKTHTLCIRCGRRSFHLQKSTCSSCGYPAARIRKYNWSIKAIRRKTTGTGRMRYMRHVPRRFKSNFREGTEAAPKKSAAASN